In a genomic window of Curtobacterium flaccumfaciens pv. betae:
- a CDS encoding DUF2188 domain-containing protein, translated as MSSNRNVVPNPNGGWDVRGGGSRASAHADTQAEAIYRARTIINNQGGGELSIHNREGRVRAKDTIAPGNDPNNVKG; from the coding sequence ATGAGTAGCAACAGGAACGTGGTACCCAACCCGAATGGTGGTTGGGACGTGCGAGGCGGCGGAAGTCGAGCCTCGGCACACGCTGACACCCAGGCTGAGGCGATCTACCGTGCACGGACGATCATCAACAACCAGGGTGGTGGTGAACTCTCCATCCACAACCGAGAGGGTCGGGTGCGCGCGAAGGACACGATTGCGCCCGGCAACGACCCGAACAACGTGAAGGGCTGA
- a CDS encoding DUF4913 domain-containing protein, with protein sequence MAPACVSIADRLTHAPGPDPAHAEVRGSLAKSAWWAQHWDHHARIIFDEQYGPFRACNSAGHLAATRRSG encoded by the coding sequence TTGGCGCCCGCTTGCGTCTCGATAGCCGATCGGCTAACGCACGCCCCGGGGCCGGATCCGGCGCACGCGGAAGTCCGGGGATCTCTGGCGAAGTCAGCGTGGTGGGCGCAGCACTGGGACCACCACGCCCGCATCATCTTCGACGAGCAGTATGGGCCGTTCCGCGCGTGCAACTCCGCAGGGCACCTTGCCGCAACAAGGCGGAGCGGTTGA
- a CDS encoding histone-like nucleoid-structuring protein Lsr2: MGKLISSDLVDALTGTAIKDGNGRTVAFSFDGIDYEIDLSNENVLALTEAFSAYTKAGRKINHRPLRSKIRIASKGGRLE; encoded by the coding sequence ATGGGAAAGTTGATCAGTTCGGATCTCGTGGACGCCCTCACGGGTACGGCCATCAAAGACGGGAACGGACGCACCGTTGCATTCAGTTTCGACGGCATCGATTACGAGATCGACCTCTCCAATGAGAACGTTCTTGCGCTGACTGAAGCGTTCTCCGCGTACACAAAGGCCGGGCGGAAGATCAACCATCGCCCTCTCCGCTCCAAGATTCGGATTGCTTCGAAAGGCGGCCGCTTGGAATGA
- a CDS encoding Fic/DOC family protein, which yields MTDPYLDPDTGILRNRLGLRTQHELDVAEGDLAWAGMLELLEYPPPATGDLDELRAIHSKLFSDVYDWAGEVRTVDMRMNVAGAEFFLPASMIGRSAGYAADELRADNTLRGMDRDRFVMRLAHHYDQFNYIHPFREGNGRTQRVFWDRVSHDAGYALDWREVGAPSVPRHQFGSPRSLRGHCLDRRR from the coding sequence GTGACTGACCCCTACCTCGACCCTGACACCGGGATCCTCCGAAACCGACTCGGTCTTCGCACCCAGCACGAGCTCGACGTCGCAGAGGGCGACCTGGCATGGGCGGGGATGCTGGAACTGCTCGAGTACCCGCCGCCGGCGACCGGTGACCTGGACGAGCTGCGCGCAATCCATAGCAAACTGTTCAGCGACGTCTACGACTGGGCAGGCGAGGTTCGCACGGTCGACATGCGGATGAACGTTGCGGGGGCTGAGTTCTTCTTGCCCGCGTCGATGATCGGCCGCTCCGCCGGCTACGCCGCCGACGAGCTCCGCGCCGACAACACGCTCCGCGGCATGGACCGGGACCGGTTCGTGATGCGCCTGGCGCATCACTACGACCAGTTCAACTACATCCACCCGTTCCGGGAGGGCAACGGCCGAACCCAGCGGGTGTTCTGGGACCGCGTCAGTCACGACGCCGGCTACGCGCTGGACTGGCGAGAGGTAGGGGCTCCGTCTGTGCCGCGGCATCAGTTTGGATCTCCTCGGTCGCTGCGTGGGCATTGTCTCGACCGTCGGCGGTGA
- a CDS encoding antitoxin VbhA family protein — protein MSISTTHRTAGQAGVDERRRVEVAAPSGEMEGLHVTPASRTDAEDYVAGRISVRELRARVRARHGGVR, from the coding sequence ATGAGCATCAGCACCACGCACCGCACTGCGGGTCAGGCTGGCGTCGACGAGCGTCGTCGGGTCGAGGTCGCTGCGCCCAGTGGCGAGATGGAGGGCCTGCACGTCACGCCGGCGTCTCGTACGGACGCTGAGGACTACGTCGCGGGCCGGATCAGTGTCCGTGAGCTTCGCGCCCGTGTTCGCGCTCGCCACGGCGGCGTCCGGTGA
- a CDS encoding LPD29 domain-containing protein, giving the protein MTSTIIPTKDLAALGHGTASAWINVHHEDGPTSAQVDEICGKYEGRSFDGMTDTYTDHGTILVAGEPGEMPTEVLYGCDGINTSRDFTAAGHLVAQRIIREFSNMPHPILCDENGELAEGRDITGGQGCEFNDGHHAWDRAQLSAWSAVRFLLQHTDLIPKPARQ; this is encoded by the coding sequence ATGACCAGCACCATCATCCCGACCAAGGACCTCGCTGCACTCGGCCACGGCACAGCGTCGGCGTGGATCAACGTCCACCACGAGGACGGCCCTACCAGTGCCCAGGTGGACGAGATCTGCGGCAAGTATGAGGGTCGCTCGTTCGACGGGATGACCGACACCTACACCGACCACGGCACCATCCTGGTTGCTGGGGAGCCGGGGGAGATGCCGACCGAAGTCCTGTACGGCTGCGACGGCATCAACACCTCACGCGACTTCACCGCCGCCGGGCATCTTGTCGCGCAACGCATCATCCGCGAGTTCAGCAACATGCCACACCCGATCCTCTGCGACGAGAACGGCGAGCTCGCCGAGGGCCGCGACATCACCGGTGGGCAGGGCTGCGAGTTCAACGACGGACACCACGCCTGGGACCGGGCGCAGCTCTCGGCCTGGTCCGCGGTCCGGTTCCTGCTCCAGCACACCGACCTCATCCCGAAACCAGCGCGCCAGTAG
- a CDS encoding DUF3846 domain-containing protein, with product MNARESTLQGTREQIGCRLVDVVRLDGRIDAWIDDEGMYAGERNDLATVAAVALGRSRAASPLYGTVLFPTYDEAGDTRSLSPDQYTAVMRAFQHARTALTRAEALTAVFRQQ from the coding sequence GTGAACGCACGTGAGTCGACCCTGCAGGGCACGCGGGAGCAGATCGGGTGCCGCCTGGTGGACGTGGTTCGCCTCGACGGCCGGATCGACGCGTGGATCGATGACGAAGGCATGTATGCGGGGGAGCGCAACGACCTCGCCACCGTCGCGGCGGTTGCTCTCGGGCGTTCCCGGGCGGCGTCGCCGCTGTACGGGACGGTCCTATTCCCGACCTACGACGAAGCCGGGGACACCCGGTCGCTGTCGCCGGATCAGTACACGGCCGTCATGCGGGCCTTCCAGCACGCACGGACGGCGCTCACCCGGGCGGAAGCACTGACCGCCGTGTTCCGCCAGCAGTAA
- a CDS encoding AAA family ATPase — protein sequence MLVQVCGLPGAGKSTLSAAIAELTPSLTLRVDAIEGAMWKYQIPREQSGIAAYSIMHAIAVPNLRRGQMVIADAVSGVEPARAGWASTAEAAGVPLRVIEVVCADVDEHRRRVQQRANDLPGFTLPTWDEVQRTVDEYEPRTDDRLVIDSTRPP from the coding sequence ATGCTGGTTCAGGTTTGTGGTCTTCCCGGTGCAGGGAAGTCGACGCTGTCTGCGGCGATCGCGGAGTTGACGCCTTCGCTGACGCTTCGCGTTGATGCGATCGAGGGCGCGATGTGGAAGTACCAGATTCCGCGCGAGCAGTCCGGGATCGCCGCCTACTCGATCATGCATGCCATCGCGGTACCGAATCTGCGGCGAGGACAGATGGTCATTGCGGACGCGGTGAGTGGCGTTGAACCCGCTCGGGCCGGATGGGCGTCGACAGCGGAAGCCGCTGGGGTACCGCTGCGCGTGATCGAGGTCGTGTGTGCAGACGTCGACGAGCACCGTCGCCGGGTGCAGCAGCGTGCGAACGACCTGCCCGGGTTCACCTTGCCGACGTGGGACGAGGTACAGCGCACCGTCGACGAGTACGAGCCTCGCACGGACGATCGACTCGTCATCGACAGCACCCGCCCGCCTTGA
- a CDS encoding GNAT family N-acetyltransferase encodes MKSGTVWHRCRLSGQRVVSESREALTERTLRTQLAPPLEREPLWLAVTQTCRGSWLGQRLLAWVEQRAADRGAVLVRIDCATDNLGLRRSYEQQGFGMSATCR; translated from the coding sequence GTGAAATCGGGAACTGTATGGCACCGCTGCCGGCTTTCTGGGCAACGCGTCGTCTCAGAGAGCCGTGAGGCGTTAACCGAGCGGACTCTCAGAACGCAGTTAGCTCCCCCGCTCGAACGAGAGCCGCTGTGGTTGGCCGTGACACAGACATGTCGGGGCAGCTGGCTCGGGCAACGACTGCTGGCATGGGTAGAGCAAAGAGCTGCCGATCGTGGGGCGGTACTCGTGCGGATTGACTGTGCGACGGACAACCTGGGCTTGCGGCGCTCCTACGAACAGCAAGGGTTCGGTATGTCAGCGACGTGTCGGTGA
- a CDS encoding acyltransferase family protein, translated as MSTTAPLSNATTAPPTPTSRHFNGLDSLRAASLIAVMAFHVAPTMAPGGFIGVDVFFVLSGFLITTLLLREHQTTGTFALRAFAVRRARRLLPAALVMVTVMTLIATVLGGDLTRSLARQVLGVVTLTSNWEQLLASHDYFAGAGSRLFDNCWSLAVEEQFYLFWPLVLLAALRWLRPGRGRWALVALLASTAAVPLILTAGEHFDAAYLATPAHAFGLAVGATIAVLHKHSTPRLQRTVTTTSARALLALGALALVGLTLLPTAAVPQNQSAVTLAGALAGAALVIGVVHSPRQVGNWLERGPWGWLGRRSYGVYLWHFPLIVIADAASRSWSVSGAAPNLPHVFARLAAVVVAVLAGAASLRWVEAPIRAKGFRASLRRPAVATATLAICICICAAVTLGVMSVLPGGAPSPSPGPPRTSCSPSALHASKAGAGMVAIGDSVMLASACGLRQSFPGITIDAVESRQLIAAPNLVRRRIRSEPSTRTVILGLGVNGVGGTPDLEAAIRAAGHREVVLVTVSAPVAWQDTVNTEIRRAAAHHSNVRVADWHSVAQKHPNLIAPDGIHPGPAGGERYAAAIRAALRHVS; from the coding sequence GTGAGCACCACCGCACCCCTGAGCAACGCGACCACGGCCCCGCCAACGCCGACCAGCCGACACTTCAACGGGCTCGACAGCCTCCGCGCCGCGAGCTTGATCGCCGTCATGGCGTTCCACGTCGCGCCGACGATGGCCCCGGGCGGATTCATCGGCGTGGACGTGTTCTTCGTCCTCAGCGGGTTCCTGATCACGACCTTGCTGCTGCGAGAACATCAGACGACAGGAACCTTCGCCCTGCGAGCGTTTGCTGTGCGTCGAGCTCGCCGGCTGCTGCCCGCGGCGCTGGTGATGGTGACGGTGATGACCCTGATCGCGACCGTGCTCGGCGGCGACCTCACCCGCAGCCTTGCGCGGCAAGTCCTCGGCGTCGTCACGCTCACCAGCAACTGGGAACAGCTGCTCGCCTCGCACGACTACTTCGCCGGCGCAGGTTCTCGACTCTTCGACAACTGCTGGTCCCTCGCCGTCGAAGAACAGTTCTACCTGTTCTGGCCACTCGTGCTCCTCGCCGCACTGCGTTGGCTCCGACCCGGGCGCGGGCGTTGGGCGCTCGTCGCACTGCTTGCCAGCACCGCGGCTGTCCCACTGATCCTGACGGCAGGAGAACACTTCGACGCCGCGTACCTGGCCACTCCAGCGCACGCCTTCGGTCTCGCAGTAGGAGCCACCATCGCCGTGCTGCACAAGCACTCGACTCCCCGACTACAGCGCACGGTCACGACGACCAGCGCGCGTGCTCTCCTGGCCCTTGGGGCCCTCGCCCTGGTCGGATTGACGCTCCTGCCGACCGCCGCTGTGCCGCAGAATCAATCCGCAGTCACGCTCGCCGGCGCTCTGGCGGGGGCAGCTCTGGTCATCGGCGTGGTCCACAGCCCGCGCCAAGTCGGCAATTGGTTGGAGCGCGGCCCCTGGGGGTGGCTGGGCAGGCGCTCGTACGGCGTGTACCTGTGGCACTTCCCGCTGATCGTCATCGCAGACGCTGCCAGCCGTTCCTGGAGCGTCTCCGGAGCAGCCCCGAACCTCCCCCACGTGTTCGCCCGCCTCGCTGCTGTCGTCGTCGCAGTGCTGGCGGGAGCTGCAAGCCTCAGGTGGGTCGAAGCTCCCATCCGAGCTAAAGGTTTCCGCGCGAGCCTTCGCCGACCTGCGGTCGCTACCGCTACTCTCGCTATCTGCATCTGCATCTGCGCAGCCGTCACCCTCGGCGTGATGAGCGTGCTTCCGGGGGGTGCACCCTCGCCCTCCCCCGGGCCTCCGCGCACATCTTGCAGCCCGTCTGCATTGCACGCCTCGAAGGCGGGAGCAGGCATGGTTGCCATCGGCGACTCGGTCATGCTCGCTTCGGCCTGCGGACTCCGCCAGAGTTTCCCTGGCATCACGATCGATGCCGTGGAGAGCCGGCAACTCATCGCGGCACCCAACCTCGTTCGCCGTCGCATCCGGTCAGAGCCATCGACGAGGACCGTCATCCTCGGCCTTGGCGTCAACGGTGTCGGCGGCACACCGGACCTCGAGGCCGCGATCCGTGCAGCCGGTCACCGTGAGGTGGTCCTCGTCACCGTCTCCGCACCCGTCGCATGGCAGGACACCGTGAACACCGAAATTCGCCGCGCCGCGGCGCATCACTCGAACGTCCGCGTTGCCGACTGGCACTCCGTCGCCCAGAAGCATCCAAATCTCATTGCACCGGACGGAATTCACCCTGGGCCGGCTGGCGGCGAACGCTACGCAGCTGCAATCCGCGCTGCACTTCGGCACGTGTCATGA
- a CDS encoding PDDEXK nuclease domain-containing protein: MLPPGDSDLAQQITKDPYVLDFLALDGDAKERHLEQALVDRIIDTLRELGEGFAFVGRQVHFDVDGDDFYVDLLFFHVEQLRYVVIELKTGKFKPEYLGQLGFYVALVDDKLRRPQHADTVGLLLVADKNDAVVRYSLAGQPAPIGVANYDLLPPGVRAALPSEKDLAAALAAEADLEGL, translated from the coding sequence GTGCTCCCGCCGGGCGACTCGGATCTGGCGCAGCAGATCACGAAGGACCCGTACGTGCTGGACTTCCTCGCCCTCGACGGTGACGCAAAGGAACGCCACCTCGAGCAGGCACTCGTCGACCGGATCATCGACACCCTCCGCGAGCTCGGCGAGGGGTTCGCGTTCGTCGGCAGGCAGGTGCACTTCGACGTCGACGGGGACGACTTCTACGTCGACCTGCTGTTCTTCCACGTCGAGCAGCTCCGGTACGTCGTGATCGAGCTCAAGACCGGGAAGTTCAAGCCCGAGTACCTCGGCCAGCTCGGCTTCTACGTCGCACTCGTCGACGACAAACTCCGCCGACCCCAGCACGCCGACACCGTGGGCCTGTTGCTGGTCGCGGACAAGAACGACGCCGTCGTCCGGTACTCCCTCGCGGGACAGCCGGCCCCGATCGGTGTCGCCAACTACGATCTGCTGCCACCCGGCGTGCGAGCAGCGTTGCCGTCGGAGAAGGACCTCGCTGCCGCCCTCGCGGCGGAAGCCGACCTCGAGGGCCTATAG
- a CDS encoding DUF1016 N-terminal domain-containing protein, with the protein MKDGGSNVIGRLATDLRAEFPEMKGFSPRNLAYMRAFAAAWPDEQILQQAVAQLPWGHMTVLLDRLDDHELRDWYAGQAADHG; encoded by the coding sequence ATGAAGGATGGGGGCAGCAACGTCATCGGCCGGCTCGCGACGGATCTGCGTGCTGAGTTCCCGGAGATGAAGGGCTTCTCCCCGCGGAACCTCGCGTACATGCGCGCGTTCGCTGCCGCGTGGCCGGATGAGCAGATTCTGCAACAGGCTGTTGCACAACTGCCCTGGGGGCACATGACAGTCCTCCTCGATCGGCTCGATGACCACGAGCTCCGGGACTGGTACGCCGGCCAGGCGGCCGACCACGGGTGA
- a CDS encoding Lsr2 family protein, whose amino-acid sequence MPLQLGKCSGIPGYGWRRIRHHAQSARPTDLQKHERSVLRDQLCQGGEDPRAEGDLPRHRKSPRTSSTTTDDTIYNSKGRTITFGFDGAHYEIDLTDDNADALRGAFSDCISTARKVGGGSGRAGSSSNPKRGNSEELAKIREWAIANGHEASSRIRVSRGRPRRLPRFPLTPLPQKDSWQALGRPSIPISDGPFLPLRTAAALERSWRWTSRSTTSSVSFTRRSSVEPTTGSSEDRAAP is encoded by the coding sequence TTGCCGCTTCAGCTCGGCAAGTGCAGCGGCATACCCGGATACGGCTGGCGACGAATCAGACATCACGCTCAGTCTGCCCGACCAACGGACCTCCAGAAGCACGAACGAAGTGTTCTACGGGATCAACTATGCCAGGGCGGGGAGGATCCCCGAGCGGAAGGCGACCTCCCAAGGCACAGAAAGTCACCACGCACCTCGTCGACGACCACCGACGACACCATCTACAACAGTAAGGGCCGCACCATCACGTTCGGCTTCGACGGTGCGCACTACGAAATCGACCTCACCGATGACAACGCCGACGCGCTCCGCGGAGCGTTCTCCGACTGTATCTCCACCGCCCGCAAGGTGGGCGGGGGCTCCGGCCGTGCAGGCAGCAGCAGCAATCCGAAGCGTGGGAACTCGGAAGAGCTCGCGAAAATCCGCGAATGGGCCATCGCCAACGGCCACGAAGCCTCCTCCCGCATCCGCGTCAGTCGAGGCCGTCCGCGACGCCTACCACGCTTCCCACTGACGCCGCTCCCCCAGAAAGACAGCTGGCAAGCCCTGGGACGACCCAGCATTCCAATATCAGACGGCCCATTCCTGCCTCTTCGTACAGCCGCCGCATTGGAGCGATCCTGGAGGTGGACAAGTCGTTCCACTACCTCTAGCGTTTCGTTCACCAGACGATCGTCTGTCGAACCCACGACGGGCAGCAGCGAAGACCGCGCAGCCCCCTAA
- a CDS encoding GH12 family glycosyl hydrolase domain-containing protein, with translation MLSGTSTWSTASNAKLHIFDQDSYIYNNSWGGGTNGEQGIRRRDGHADFQWNWKGSGNSVQAYPSVVRGWHWDSPRFSTHKLPISVAGPPSCKMQSKLKYAFNATGSYDVAYDLWAATDRNLSWRTHPSLEVMIWGEHQDANPAGTPVSTVSIAGHNWTVWKGSGAFGGPVVSFVSDRDALRHPLDLMQFVHEAAGAHVDSRLRLISTEFGVEVEHGVGSATIRDWSERRTASCR, from the coding sequence ATGCTTTCCGGAACATCCACCTGGAGCACTGCCTCCAACGCCAAGCTGCACATCTTTGATCAGGATAGCTACATTTACAACAATTCCTGGGGTGGCGGGACCAACGGCGAACAGGGGATCCGACGAAGAGACGGTCACGCCGACTTCCAATGGAACTGGAAGGGATCAGGGAACAGCGTGCAAGCTTACCCATCCGTTGTCCGCGGGTGGCACTGGGACAGCCCCCGATTCAGCACTCACAAACTCCCAATCTCAGTCGCCGGACCACCTTCCTGCAAAATGCAAAGCAAACTCAAATATGCGTTCAACGCTACCGGCAGCTACGACGTCGCGTATGATCTTTGGGCCGCCACCGACCGCAACTTGTCCTGGCGGACCCATCCATCTCTCGAAGTGATGATTTGGGGAGAACATCAAGACGCGAACCCAGCTGGGACCCCCGTGTCCACTGTGAGCATCGCTGGCCACAATTGGACCGTGTGGAAGGGTAGCGGAGCCTTTGGTGGACCAGTCGTGTCTTTCGTCTCCGATCGTGATGCCCTTCGTCACCCTCTGGATCTGATGCAGTTTGTTCATGAGGCTGCAGGGGCGCACGTAGACTCGCGCCTTCGTCTCATCAGCACCGAATTCGGGGTCGAGGTGGAACACGGAGTCGGATCGGCAACCATCAGGGATTGGTCCGAGCGACGCACAGCGAGTTGCAGATGA
- a CDS encoding TetR/AcrR family transcriptional regulator has protein sequence MPRKVYMRNHPGDRAHINKENVAVVALDLFREYGYEHVTIEDIADVADISKHNLERMFPTKASIIYGDLDACAERLLFSFTDAHRDTPLKAALETAYRAIGDLSDEALARMRLRVQILATQPAVAGESGFYLQSLIPPTVWFLSTRDGGSPDNFRTFVIAHLLASAATAALAWWASHTDEDPRHALTEAVTLALKCV, from the coding sequence GTGCCGAGAAAGGTGTATATGCGAAATCATCCAGGTGATAGAGCTCATATTAACAAGGAGAATGTGGCAGTTGTCGCGTTAGATCTGTTCCGCGAGTACGGCTACGAACACGTCACTATCGAGGATATTGCGGACGTTGCTGACATCAGCAAACACAACTTGGAGCGAATGTTTCCAACCAAGGCCTCGATCATTTACGGCGATTTAGACGCTTGCGCGGAACGCCTACTCTTCTCCTTTACAGATGCACACCGAGACACGCCGCTCAAAGCCGCACTCGAAACCGCCTACCGCGCTATAGGCGACCTCTCGGACGAGGCCCTCGCAAGGATGCGTTTACGAGTCCAAATCCTCGCGACGCAGCCCGCAGTGGCCGGGGAGAGTGGTTTCTACCTGCAGTCACTGATCCCGCCGACCGTATGGTTCTTGAGCACTCGCGACGGTGGCTCTCCGGATAATTTCCGAACCTTCGTGATTGCGCATCTACTCGCCTCTGCCGCGACAGCCGCCCTCGCTTGGTGGGCTTCCCACACCGATGAAGACCCACGACACGCACTTACCGAGGCAGTAACTCTCGCCCTCAAGTGTGTATGA
- a CDS encoding expansin EXLX1 family cellulose-binding protein, which translates to MIRAIRVITTALGGVLVATVALGFATARAEVPAHTPRVESANIADATASSGFATHYDFGPGGGGTNGNCSFPALPKDDLYVAVGPDKYRHGAGCGTFLDVTGPKAKVRVAVMDQCHECGPGHLDLSDAAFRRIGNYNSGKIPVRFKLVKNPTVPPLALRFKEGSSAYWAALQVINNGNAIRSVTISGHGRSLSMTRTEYGYWLAPRGAGNGPYLVQVRDVLGHRVALHNVPLKPGKVQPTKSRLYG; encoded by the coding sequence ATGATCCGCGCTATCCGAGTTATTACGACGGCCCTCGGCGGCGTGCTCGTCGCGACTGTCGCGCTCGGGTTTGCTACTGCTCGAGCCGAAGTTCCGGCGCATACCCCAAGAGTGGAGTCGGCAAATATCGCGGACGCCACTGCGTCGTCCGGGTTCGCAACACACTACGACTTCGGACCGGGTGGCGGCGGGACCAACGGCAACTGCTCATTCCCAGCGCTCCCGAAGGACGATCTCTACGTCGCCGTCGGGCCCGACAAGTACCGGCACGGCGCCGGATGCGGGACGTTCCTCGACGTCACCGGGCCAAAGGCCAAGGTCCGCGTGGCCGTGATGGACCAGTGCCACGAGTGCGGACCCGGCCACCTCGACCTCAGCGACGCCGCATTCCGGAGGATAGGAAACTACAATTCTGGCAAGATCCCGGTGCGGTTTAAGTTGGTCAAGAACCCGACTGTGCCTCCCCTCGCTCTGCGGTTCAAGGAGGGGTCTTCCGCATATTGGGCGGCATTGCAGGTCATCAACAACGGGAATGCGATCCGTTCGGTTACGATCAGCGGCCACGGTCGGAGTCTGTCGATGACCCGGACGGAATACGGGTACTGGCTCGCACCGCGTGGAGCTGGCAACGGGCCGTACTTGGTTCAGGTTCGCGACGTGCTCGGACATCGCGTGGCGCTCCACAACGTTCCCTTGAAACCCGGGAAAGTCCAGCCGACAAAGTCCCGGCTATACGGTTGA
- a CDS encoding LacI family DNA-binding transcriptional regulator: protein MSARRVTLSDVAARVGLSKAAVSQVLNSHPASRVSVDAAARIRAAAGELGYRPNLTARSLTTRRSGVIGLVSEAITTDRFGSGMIRGALAEAKRQGYVLFITETEDQQDGIVSSFGVLVDHQVDGLIYASIRPHAVELPEINADIPVVMLNAVASRPTATVLADEHAGGESIVRLLLDAGHTEDVVIIGRDRSVRPDWTTRAIERRLAGISAALAAHDVVPINEIDMPEWDPDHGYEAMRGLLASGRRPGAVIALNDRLAFGVYRALTEAGLRVSEDVSVVSFDDDDIALYLEPTLTTAALPYEEMGALAVRILLDPDLTVGEQLVQMPIRVRGSVSAVPPELKSFDRPH, encoded by the coding sequence ATGAGCGCTCGTCGAGTGACGCTCTCCGACGTCGCCGCTCGCGTCGGGCTGTCCAAGGCAGCCGTCTCGCAGGTGCTCAATTCCCACCCGGCATCGCGCGTCTCCGTCGACGCAGCAGCCCGCATCCGTGCCGCAGCGGGCGAACTCGGTTACCGGCCGAACCTCACCGCACGGTCACTCACCACCCGCCGGTCCGGTGTCATCGGACTCGTCTCCGAGGCCATCACGACCGATCGGTTCGGGTCGGGCATGATCCGCGGCGCCCTCGCCGAGGCGAAGCGCCAGGGATACGTCCTCTTCATCACCGAGACCGAGGACCAGCAGGACGGGATCGTCTCGTCGTTCGGCGTGCTCGTCGACCACCAGGTGGACGGGCTTATCTACGCTTCGATCCGACCGCACGCCGTCGAGCTCCCTGAGATCAACGCGGACATCCCCGTCGTCATGCTCAACGCAGTCGCATCCCGTCCGACCGCCACCGTCCTCGCTGATGAGCACGCCGGCGGCGAGTCGATCGTGCGGCTCCTGCTCGACGCCGGCCACACCGAGGACGTCGTCATCATCGGCCGCGATCGGTCCGTACGTCCGGATTGGACCACCCGCGCGATCGAACGGCGCCTCGCCGGGATATCGGCGGCCCTCGCGGCCCATGACGTTGTGCCGATAAATGAAATCGACATGCCCGAGTGGGATCCCGACCACGGTTACGAAGCCATGCGGGGGCTGCTTGCCAGCGGCCGTCGCCCTGGAGCGGTGATCGCCCTGAACGACCGGCTCGCCTTCGGTGTCTACCGTGCGCTGACCGAAGCAGGACTCCGGGTCTCCGAAGACGTCTCAGTCGTTTCCTTCGACGACGACGACATCGCACTGTACCTCGAACCGACCCTCACCACCGCGGCACTGCCGTACGAGGAGATGGGGGCCCTGGCGGTCCGCATCCTCCTTGACCCGGACTTGACCGTCGGAGAACAGCTCGTCCAAATGCCGATCCGGGTGCGCGGTTCGGTATCCGCAGTCCCGCCGGAGCTGAAATCGTTCGACAGGCCCCACTGA